Proteins found in one Hevea brasiliensis isolate MT/VB/25A 57/8 chromosome 18, ASM3005281v1, whole genome shotgun sequence genomic segment:
- the LOC110673095 gene encoding protein IFH1-like, with translation MEMEVVVPVPPVEFNFDSTCSSPYMTAPSSPQRFGNYFSAPASPTRVSTFYRELKDVSLANNSSSYNSSSSSSSSIPFDWEEKPGTPKSRNGNREGNYSSKNDYGHDDFDDDDGDDGDFEFSFSGQLDRTSLSADELFDGGKIRPLKPPPGYDSSVSTISSPRSPRSRTAQKKDFDPFQAAIEETRRREAKHQLNQDQKQHQQITKHATQRRGRERSISGSSSASKSSNYKHKGSRSLSPLRVSDQMLDQEENSQDEKMAAPSSSNPKFSSYASSFLSAISFSSKGYKKWKLKDFLLFRSASEGRAIGKDPLTKYSVLSKREIAEDVKNSSFRSTESSVGSSSRRRAHVSAHELHYTMNRAVSEEMKRKTFLPYKQGLLGCLGYPEVHEISRGVGSLTRG, from the coding sequence ATGGAGATGGAAGTGGTGGTGCCAGTGCCACCGGTGGAGTTCAACTTTGATAGTACTTGCTCTTCCCCTTACATGACTGCTCCTTCCAGTCCTCAGAGATTTGGCAACTATTTCAGTGCTCCTGCTAGCCCCACTCGTGTTTCCACTTTCTACAGGGAGCTTAAGGATGTTTCTCTTGCTAACAATTCATCTTCTtataattcttcttcttcttcttcttcttccattccTTTTGATTGGGAAGAGAAGCCTGGAACTCCCAAATCAAGAAATGGAAACCGTGAAGGTAACTACAGCAGCAAGAATGATTATGGACACGACGattttgatgatgatgatggtgatgatggTGATTTCGAGTTCAGTTTTAGCGGTCAGTTAGACAGGACTTCTTTATCTGCTGATGAGCTCTTCGATGGAGGCAAGATCCGGCCCTTGAAGCCACCACCTGGTTATGATTCTTCAGTTTCTACTATTTCTTCTCCCAGGTCACCAAGATCAAGAACTGCTCAGAAGAAAGATTTTGATCCATTTCAAGCTGCCATAGAAGAGACGAGAAGAAGAGAAGCTAAACATCAACTAAATCAAGATCAAAAACAACATCAACAAATTACAAAACATGCAACACAGCGGCGTGGAAGAGAAAGAAGCATCTCAGGTTCTTCTTCTGCTTCTAAGTCTTCAAATTATAAGCATAAAGGAAGCAGATCTTTGTCACCTTTAAGAGTCTCCGATCAAATGCTCGATCAAGAGGAGAATTCCCAGGATGAGAAAATGGCCGCTCCATCAAGCAGCAATCCCAAATTCTCCTCATATGCATCTTCTTTCTTGTCCGCTATATCTTTTTCATCGAAAGGTTATAAGAAATGGAAACTCAAGGATTTCTTGCTATTCAGAAGCGCATCAGAGGGAAGAGCAATAGGAAAAGATCCACTAACAAAATATTCAGTCTTGTCCAAAAGGGAGATTGCAGAGGACGTCAAGAATTCCAGTTTTCGATCCACAGAGAGTAGTGTGGGTAGCTCCTCAAGGAGAAGAGCTCATGTATCTGCTCACGAATTACATTACACCATGAACAGAGCAGTTTCAGAGGAGATGAAAAGGAAAACCTTTTTGCCTTACAAGCAAGGGCTATTGGGTTGCTTGGGGTACCCTGAGGTGCATGAGATCTCCAGAGGTGTTGGGTCTTTGACACGTGGATGA